A genomic segment from Salvia splendens isolate huo1 chromosome 13, SspV2, whole genome shotgun sequence encodes:
- the LOC121760080 gene encoding uncharacterized protein LOC121760080, whose product MAATILRRTLISFYSANNSSLLLKSHFSASPYFSTTATNPPLDHLTVTKFLIDDHRLSPEAAAQIASRSRIRNQKAADSIIQFLKNTGFSAAQLEKVLKSSPQLLSAHLEATIKPKFEILHGLGFALADILDIVANQSRLLNYSAPRISSSIVTLKSVLGSAASAARFLKTTGLFLRDMEGTLLPNVESLKSCGVSTDQITTLMCQNPRFFLHKPENMSRFIEKADQLGSDRKSGRFIHAVRIISSMTSETWRLKLEAFRELGFSEEDIARAFRNSPKVFATSAEKMMRVAAAVEGSGGYDRRSIAETPSVFLYSLEKRIWPRLKVLRVLEEEKKMRRENWPSLATMVFMKDAKFLQKFVSPNFDLVGGLFAEI is encoded by the coding sequence ATGGCGGCCACAATTCTCCGCCGCACTCTAATCTCCTTCTACTCCGCCAACAATTCCTCACTCCTGCTCAAATCTCATTTCTCTGCCTCCCCCTATTTCTCAACCACCGCCACAAATCCGCCGTTAGACCACCTCACCGTCACCAAGTTCCTAATCGACGACCACCGCCTCTCCCCGGAGGCGGCGGCGCAGATCGCCTCCCGCAGCCGCATCAGGAACCAAAAGGCCGCCGATTCAATAATCCAATTCCTCAAAAACACCGGCTTCTCCGCCGCTCAGTTAGAAAAAGTCCTAAAATCTTCGCCGCAGCTCCTCTCCGCGCACCTCGAGGCCACAATCAAGCCGAAATTCGAGATCCTCCACGGCCTCGGCTTCGCCCTCGCCGACATCCTCGACATCGTCGCGAACCAATCGCGCCTCCTCAACTACAGCGCTCCGCGGATCTCGTCCTCGATCGTGACGCTCAAGTCCGTGCTCGGATCCGCTGCCTCCGCCGCGAGATTCCTCAAAACCACGGGGCTGTTCCTGAGGGACATGGAGGGCACTCTGCTCCCCAACGTCGAATCGCTGAAGAGCTGCGGCGTGTCGACGGATCAGATCACGACGCTGATGTGCCAGAATCCGCGATTCTTCCTCCACAAACCAGAGAACATGAGTAGATTCATCGAGAAAGCGGATCAATTAGGCTCGGATCGTAAATCGGGGAGATTCATCCACGCGGTGAGGATCATCAGCTCGATGACGAGCGAGACGTGGCGATTGAAGCTGGAGGCGTTCCGCGAGCTCGGATTCTCCGAGGAGGACATCGCGAGGGCGTTCAGGAACTCGCCGAAGGTGTTCGCGACGTCGGCGGAGAAGATGATGAgagtggcggcggcggtggaggggAGTGGGGGGTATGATCGGAGGAGCATTGCGGAGACGCCGAGTGTGTTCCTGTACAGCTTGGAGAAACGGATATGGCCACGGCTGAAGGTCTTGAGAGTGCTGGAAGAGGAGAAGAAGATGAGGAGAGAGAATTGGCCGAGTCTTGCAACCATGGTGTTCATGAAGGATGCCAAGTTTTTGCAGAAATTTGTGAGCCCTAATTTCGATCTTGTTGGGGGCTTATTTGCAGAGATTTGA
- the LOC121763057 gene encoding aspartic proteinase-like protein 1 encodes MEKTSFFGAILVMLFAVDAYAAAAAHVYSSRLIHRFSDEVRRGGGGEGEAAAWPEGKRVEHMKVLLESDLKRQRLTLGTQNQVFVGSQGGDTFNYGNDMGWLHYTWIDIGMPNNSFLIALDTGSDMLWVPCDCVECAPLSLSYYNMLDKELGEYSPSRSNTSKHVPCSHALCEMGPNCDAPNGRCPYTVRYLSDDTSSSGYLFEDQLHLSSVGGSKPQSSVHAPVVVGCGSKQTGAYLNGIAPDGLMGLGPGDLSVPSLLAKSGLIPHSFSFCYDKSYSGRLYLGDQGPTSQRSTSFVHLKGYSSAYLVDIENYCIGSSCLMQTGYQAQVDTGSSFTYLPSKIYEQIVSEFHGQVNATRITVQNFDSCYKASLLDMSNIPRVKLVFATNQSFEVDNPLFHIVDDQGEFYCLGIQRIDEDIGIIGQNFLMGYRLVFDWEKTKLGWSVSDCRDVGENGDGLHLPPSSGDESPNPLPTNQQQQSPRGRAVPPALAGRAPAKPSSASPLPSAYQYEFCSTTSLLLFLWIAYATYII; translated from the exons ATGGAAAAAACCAGCTTTTTCGGTGCAATTTTGGTGATGCTTTTCGCCGTCGACGCCTATGCTGCTGCGGCGGCGCACGTCTACTCCTCGCGGCTGATTCACCGGTTCTCCGACGAGGTGCGGAGGGGCGGAGGTGGAGAGGGGGAGGCGGCGGCGTGGCCGGAGGGGAAGAGGGTGGAGCACATGAAGGTGCTGCTGGAGAGTGATTTGAAGCGGCAAAGATTGACACTTGGGACTCAAAATCAGGTCTTTGTTGGCTCACAAGGCGGAGATACCTTTAATTATGGCAATGACATGGGTTG GCTGCACTACACGTGGATTGATATCGGGATGCCAAATAATTCTTTCCTCATTGCTTTGGACACCGGAAGTGATATGCTTTGGGTTCCTTGCGATTGTGTCGAGTGTGCTCCGCTCTCATTAAGTTACTATAACATGCTG GATAAGGAGCTAGGTGAGTACAGCCCGTCGCGTTCGAACACCAGCAAGCACGTACCTTGCAGCCACGCACTCTGTGAAATGGGGCCTAACTGCGATGCCCCAAACGGCCGTTGCCCATATACAGTCCGGTACTTGTCCGACGACACGTCAAGCTCTGGATACCTTTTCGAGGATCAGTTGCATCTTTCCTCAGTCGGAGGGAGTAAACCGCAAAGCTCTGTCCATGCTCCCGTAGTTGTAGG ATGTGGCAGCAAACAAACTGGTGCGTATTTGAATGGAATTGCTCCCGACGGTCTAATGGGATTAGGGCCAGGAGATCTTTCAGTTCCAAGTTTGCTTGCAAAGTCGGGCCTCATTCCTCATTCGTTCTCGTTTTGCTACGATAAGAGCTACTCTGGTAGACTCTACCTAGGTGACCAAGGGCCGACATCTCAAAGATCGACTTCTTTTGTTCATCTAAAAGGATATAG CTCGGCTTACCTTGTTGACATTGAAAATTATTGTATCGGGAGTTCCTGTCTAATGCAAACGGGCTACCAAGCGCAAGTTGATACGGGCTCATCATTCACATATCTTCCCAGCAAAATCTATGAACAAATCGTTTCTGAG TTTCACGGACAAGTTAATGCAACGCGGATCACCGTACAAAATTTTGATAGCTGTTATAAGGCTAG TTTGCTCGACATGTCAAATATTCCCCGCGTGAAACTTGTTTTCGCCACTAACCAGAGCTTTGAAGTCGACAATCCCCTGTTCCACATTGTGGATGATCAG ggagaattttattgctTAGGTATACAACGGATTGATGAAGATATCGGTATCATTGGAC AAAATTTTCTGATGGGCTACCGCCTCGTTTTTGATTGGGAGAAGACGAAGTTGGGCTGGTCCGTCTCCGATT GTCGCGATGTCGGAGAAAATGGTGACGGACTTCATCTACCACCTTCTTCAGGCGACGAGTCGCCAAATCCCCTACCAACGAACCAGCAGCAGCAGAGCCCGCGTGGACGTGCTGTACCACCTGCTCTTGCCGGTAGGGCTCCTGCGAAACCCTCCTCGGCTTCTCCTCTGCCTAGTGCCTACCAGTACGAGTTCTGTTCGACGACGAGTTTGTTGCTGTTTCTGTGGATTGCATATGCGACTTATATAATTTAA
- the LOC121763091 gene encoding 60S ribosomal protein L30-like, with protein MVAPGKKTKKTHESINNRLALVMKSGKYTLGYKTVLKTLRSSKGKLILISNNCPPLRKSEIEYYAMLAKIGVHHYSGNNVDLGTACGKYFRVSCLSIVDPGDSDIIKNLPGDH; from the exons ATGGTGGCCCCCGGAAAGAAGACG AAGAAGACTCATGAGAGCATAAACAACAGGCTCGCTCTTGTGATGAAGAGTGGGAAATACACTCTTGGCTACAAGACTGTGCTCAAGACTCTCAGGAGTTCCAAag GAAAATTGATATTGATATCCAACAACTGTCCACCATTGAGGAAGTCTGAGATTGAGTACTATGCAATGCTTGCTAAAATTGGTGTACATCATTACAGTGGGA ACAATGTTGATCTTGGGACAGCATGTGGGAAGTACTTCCGCGTCTCATGCCTCAGCATAGTTGACCCAG GTGACTCCGACATCATAAAAAATTTGCCTGGGGATCATTGA